One genomic window of Arcobacter sp. CECT 8986 includes the following:
- a CDS encoding NINE protein, which produces MSDISLEKAKTEQLNVVLSYILWWFLGFLGVHRFYTKQSLAWIYIVGFVLGVITTFIFIGYLILFALFILWVYDGIKLNSIVKKYNLEILEKYEQSL; this is translated from the coding sequence ATGTCAGATATTTCATTAGAAAAAGCAAAGACAGAGCAACTTAATGTTGTATTATCATATATATTATGGTGGTTTTTAGGATTTTTAGGTGTACATAGATTTTATACTAAGCAAAGTTTAGCGTGGATTTATATTGTAGGTTTTGTTTTAGGAGTTATTACTACATTTATTTTTATTGGATATTTAATACTTTTTGCACTATTTATACTTTGGGTATATGATGGAATAAAATTAAATAGTATTGTAAAAAAATATAATTTGGAAATATTAGAAAAATATGAGCAATCATTATAA
- a CDS encoding amino acid ABC transporter permease, producing MFDFEYSFHWITVWNVFPEMLSAALVTLQVAILSMVLGLIIGIFLSLGKDSSNEFYRTPSVVWIELSRNTPALFQIYMAYFGLGSFGIHLSPYVAVLGALTFNNAGYLAETLRGGFAAIPKTQMSASRSLGMTTFQAYRYVVVPQVLRKVYLPMTNQMIWALLMTSLGTLVGMLELTGKTDQLQSLSFRTFEFYLVTAGMYFVMAKIILLGSRIIGYKLFKGDA from the coding sequence ATGTTTGATTTTGAATATAGTTTTCACTGGATTACAGTATGGAATGTTTTCCCCGAGATGTTAAGTGCAGCACTTGTGACACTTCAAGTTGCAATACTGTCAATGGTTCTAGGTTTAATTATTGGGATATTTTTATCTTTAGGTAAAGACTCTTCAAATGAATTTTATAGAACTCCTAGTGTTGTTTGGATTGAGTTATCAAGAAATACACCTGCACTTTTTCAAATATATATGGCATATTTTGGTTTAGGTAGTTTTGGTATTCATTTGAGTCCTTATGTTGCTGTATTAGGTGCATTGACATTTAATAATGCTGGATATTTAGCTGAAACATTAAGAGGTGGTTTCGCAGCAATTCCAAAAACACAAATGTCAGCATCAAGGTCACTTGGTATGACAACTTTTCAAGCTTATAGATATGTTGTCGTACCTCAAGTATTAAGAAAAGTCTATCTTCCTATGACAAATCAAATGATTTGGGCATTGTTGATGACTTCATTGGGTACATTAGTTGGAATGTTAGAACTTACAGGAAAAACAGACCAGTTACAATCATTATCTTTTAGAACATTTGAGTTTTATTTGGTAACTGCTGGAATGTATTTTGTAATGGCAAAAATAATATTACTTGGTTCAAGAATTATAGGATATAAGCTATTTAAAGGAGATGCATAA
- a CDS encoding aldehyde dehydrogenase (NADP(+)), translating into MSIHGKNFIGNDLSSNGDKSSKIYDLKSDEPLEGEFFHATNEEVDLALKKANKAFYIYKDKSQLQRANFLETIADEIMNLGDELILRTVAESNLPKPRIEGERGRTVGQLRMFANLLKEGSWVEATIDEALPNREPLPRNDLRKMLRPIGVVSVFEASNFPLAFACAGGDTASALAAGCPVIVKAHSSHSGTSELIATAIINAVKKCDMPDGTFSMVHGGGRTVGQQIVLHEVVKAVGFTGSTQGGMKLFELANQRKMPIPVFAEMGSINPCLFLPSSLKKAEEMAQLYANSITVGVGQFCTNPGLILLVKDENSEAFKTELSKSIENIVPATMLSSSIQEAYSTGTKEALSQDNITLLGQSKVENTKAEGRPTVACVSANTFIENPKFHEEIFGPYSLVVECENIDELDLVISSLDGQLTSTVMGEEADMQKFKKQIFSLENRCGRILFNGVPTGVEVCHSMQHGGPFPAATDPRFTSVGTGAIRRFVRPVCFQDCPNSLLPDELKDENPLGILRITNDKYTRDSL; encoded by the coding sequence ATGAGCATACATGGTAAAAATTTTATAGGAAATGATTTATCTTCAAATGGTGATAAAAGTAGCAAAATATATGATTTGAAAAGTGACGAACCTTTAGAAGGAGAGTTTTTTCACGCTACAAATGAAGAAGTTGATTTGGCTTTAAAAAAAGCAAATAAAGCTTTTTATATTTATAAAGATAAATCACAATTACAAAGAGCAAACTTTTTAGAAACAATCGCTGATGAGATTATGAATTTAGGCGATGAACTTATATTAAGAACAGTTGCTGAATCAAATCTTCCAAAACCAAGAATAGAAGGTGAAAGAGGAAGAACAGTAGGTCAATTAAGAATGTTTGCAAATCTTCTAAAAGAGGGTTCTTGGGTAGAAGCTACAATTGATGAAGCACTACCAAATAGAGAACCACTTCCAAGAAATGATTTGAGAAAAATGCTTAGACCTATTGGTGTAGTTTCTGTTTTTGAAGCTAGTAACTTTCCTTTAGCTTTTGCTTGTGCAGGTGGAGATACAGCTTCAGCACTAGCAGCAGGTTGCCCAGTAATAGTAAAAGCTCACTCTTCTCATAGTGGTACATCTGAACTAATTGCAACTGCAATTATAAATGCAGTGAAAAAATGTGATATGCCAGATGGTACTTTTTCTATGGTGCATGGAGGAGGAAGAACAGTAGGTCAACAAATTGTACTACATGAAGTTGTTAAAGCTGTTGGATTTACAGGTTCTACTCAAGGTGGTATGAAACTTTTTGAACTTGCAAATCAAAGAAAAATGCCAATTCCAGTATTTGCAGAAATGGGAAGTATTAATCCTTGTTTATTTTTACCTTCATCATTAAAAAAAGCAGAAGAGATGGCTCAGTTATATGCAAATTCTATTACTGTTGGAGTTGGACAGTTTTGTACAAATCCAGGATTAATATTATTAGTAAAAGATGAAAATAGTGAAGCTTTCAAAACTGAATTATCAAAATCAATTGAAAATATAGTTCCAGCAACTATGTTATCAAGTTCTATTCAAGAAGCTTACTCAACTGGAACAAAAGAGGCATTATCTCAAGATAATATCACTTTATTAGGTCAATCAAAAGTTGAAAATACAAAAGCAGAAGGTAGACCAACTGTTGCTTGTGTAAGTGCAAATACTTTTATAGAAAATCCAAAATTTCATGAAGAGATATTTGGACCATACTCTTTAGTTGTTGAGTGTGAAAATATAGATGAATTAGATTTGGTTATTTCATCTTTAGATGGTCAATTAACTTCAACTGTAATGGGTGAAGAAGCAGATATGCAAAAATTCAAAAAACAGATTTTTTCACTAGAAAATAGATGTGGAAGAATACTGTTTAATGGAGTTCCTACTGGTGTTGAAGTTTGTCACTCTATGCAACATGGAGGACCATTTCCAGCTGCAACTGATCCAAGATTTACTTCAGTTGGAACAGGAGCAATTAGAAGATTTGTAAGACCTGTTTGTTTTCAAGATTGTCCAAACTCATTATTACCAGATGAGTTAAAAGATGAAAATCCATTAGGTATTTTAAGAATAACTAATGACAAATATACAAGAGATTCTCTATGA
- a CDS encoding dihydrodipicolinate synthase family protein: protein METNSTGWLYTVMPAVFTWYKESKSGALEIDFDETRRQAEYVLKAQGKGGSKMGGLIASGTLGENSYLSNEQRLSLLESLSEVAKENNVPLISGASAETKEEIAIIIEGLAKVGMDTVMVMPPKTKKAPCDEDMYEYYVFAATAAKKAGVTILPYNNPDAAGYHAISTNTLIKLAALPEVIALKISTIDVSIIETLLLVDKDLKILAGVDTVTVYAGLAGACGGITGVGTIFPKASITMQEYVLKGEWDKALEVSQAMNSISYLDGQPLLMEYLKFAMGIHHKDVEGGLRTLGKKLTPEQIEDVRARYILAKERIEALGLLD, encoded by the coding sequence ATGGAAACAAATAGTACAGGGTGGCTTTATACGGTTATGCCAGCCGTATTTACATGGTATAAAGAGTCAAAATCAGGTGCTCTTGAAATTGACTTTGATGAAACAAGAAGACAGGCTGAATATGTTTTAAAAGCTCAAGGAAAGGGCGGAAGTAAAATGGGAGGACTTATTGCTTCTGGTACTTTAGGTGAAAATAGTTATTTAAGCAATGAACAAAGACTTTCTTTACTTGAATCACTTTCTGAAGTTGCAAAGGAAAACAATGTTCCTTTAATTAGTGGAGCTTCGGCAGAAACTAAAGAAGAGATTGCAATAATCATAGAAGGACTTGCAAAAGTTGGCATGGATACTGTTATGGTTATGCCTCCAAAAACTAAAAAAGCTCCTTGTGATGAAGATATGTATGAGTACTATGTTTTTGCTGCAACAGCTGCAAAAAAAGCAGGAGTAACAATTTTACCTTATAACAATCCTGATGCAGCTGGATATCATGCAATCTCAACAAATACTCTTATTAAACTTGCAGCTTTACCTGAAGTAATTGCTCTTAAAATATCAACTATTGATGTTTCTATTATTGAAACACTGTTATTAGTGGACAAAGATTTAAAAATCTTAGCAGGTGTTGATACTGTAACTGTATATGCTGGTCTTGCTGGAGCATGCGGTGGAATTACAGGTGTAGGTACTATCTTCCCAAAAGCAAGTATTACTATGCAAGAGTATGTTTTAAAAGGTGAATGGGACAAAGCTTTAGAAGTTTCTCAAGCTATGAACTCTATTTCATATCTTGATGGTCAGCCACTTCTTATGGAATATCTTAAATTTGCAATGGGTATTCATCATAAAGATGTTGAGGGAGGACTTCGTACTCTTGGTAAGAAATTAACTCCTGAGCAAATTGAAGATGTTAGAGCAAGATATATTCTAGCAAAAGAGAGAATTGAAGCATTGGGGTTATTAGATTAA
- a CDS encoding methyl-accepting chemotaxis protein: MFALGNDVDKINTFLDEFEKYLINEKNSINTIEKVKNKKLQIIEEKIQRISNILKDKKTEDLKVYGEIMLSCEKLSDGFTDDYIVSQSSDAKIFYLCKTINNMSTKLDKSISEVITKLQEYENKNYLNEVDTTLFRGGKLKELLEGINSLKEKITENLKKSVRESLVLEYESENLRTEADILAKSSMKQAATIEEASASITEITNNISESRKDTDTMAHIGKKLEDSARNSKTYSSKTLNSMDGIKDAVSKAYDSISAISDIAFQTNILSLNAAVEAATAGEAGKGFAVVAQEVRNLANRSAETAKNIQQLMDILQEKTNEGTQTTTLMTEEYEVLSGNIAQTIELINKVNTSTKEQEQSIIQINNAVSQIDTLTQQNAEVANTVKDIATQSYNIATKAANTAKTAQFVGKEDIKIRKREAQNRTFYSGEERRKF; encoded by the coding sequence ATGTTTGCACTTGGGAATGATGTAGATAAAATAAATACATTTTTAGATGAGTTCGAAAAGTATCTAATAAATGAAAAAAATAGTATAAATACTATTGAAAAAGTAAAAAATAAAAAGTTACAAATTATTGAAGAAAAGATTCAAAGAATTTCTAACATATTAAAAGATAAAAAAACAGAAGACTTGAAAGTATATGGTGAAATAATGCTTTCATGTGAGAAGTTGTCTGATGGTTTTACAGATGATTATATAGTGTCTCAATCAAGTGATGCAAAAATATTTTATCTTTGTAAAACAATAAACAATATGAGCACAAAACTTGATAAGAGTATAAGTGAAGTAATAACAAAATTGCAAGAGTATGAAAATAAGAACTATTTAAATGAAGTTGATACAACTTTATTTAGAGGTGGGAAGTTAAAAGAGTTATTAGAAGGTATTAACTCTTTAAAAGAAAAGATTACAGAGAACTTGAAAAAAAGTGTAAGAGAATCACTTGTATTAGAGTATGAATCTGAAAATCTAAGAACAGAAGCAGATATCTTAGCTAAATCATCTATGAAACAAGCTGCAACTATTGAAGAAGCATCTGCATCTATTACAGAAATTACAAATAATATTTCTGAAAGTAGAAAAGATACAGATACAATGGCACATATTGGTAAAAAATTAGAAGATAGCGCAAGAAACTCAAAAACTTACTCTTCAAAGACTTTAAACTCTATGGATGGAATAAAAGATGCAGTATCAAAAGCATATGATTCTATTAGTGCTATTTCAGATATAGCTTTTCAGACAAATATCCTTTCACTAAATGCAGCAGTTGAAGCAGCGACAGCTGGTGAAGCTGGAAAAGGTTTTGCAGTAGTTGCTCAAGAAGTAAGAAACTTAGCAAACAGAAGTGCCGAAACAGCAAAAAATATCCAACAACTAATGGATATTCTTCAAGAAAAGACAAATGAAGGAACGCAAACAACAACTCTTATGACAGAAGAGTACGAAGTTTTAAGTGGAAATATCGCTCAAACAATTGAACTGATAAATAAAGTAAATACTTCAACAAAAGAGCAAGAACAAAGTATAATTCAAATAAACAATGCCGTATCACAAATAGATACACTAACTCAACAAAATGCAGAGGTTGCAAATACAGTAAAAGATATTGCAACACAAAGTTATAATATTGCTACAAAAGCTGCAAATACTGCAAAAACAGCACAATTTGTAGGAAAAGAAGATATAAAAATAAGAAAAAGAGAAGCTCAAAATAGAACTTTTTATTCAGGTGAAGAGAGAAGAAAATTCTAA
- a CDS encoding DNA polymerase Y family protein, with protein sequence MFLHLDLDCFFVSAHRTLDKSLENIPVAVGGRSNLSIFDNKKHTQAISNSSGAFVSSILTQENRNFKEYFKDDNGRIRGIITTASYEARAFGVKTAMSVNEALKLCPNLLMIPPNYPLYHQLSQDLKKLLEYEIPMIEQFSIDEFFGDVTGYIDESEVFDFANELKQKIKKELDLPISIGIAHSKYLSKLITEYAKPDGIKHIKKEHMPNFIKDIAIEEFPGIGKNYTKKLQGYGIKTLGDIKSRKELFYSWKKPGIQLYNRVCGINDRKLNAIRDKKSIGIGRTFDVIYNRVELQRRVVILCRYLCFLVKKAKVNPLSYAIKIKYESNIKSKNYINVNTLFNENDFKIKMKRLFINSDKHPSHGVVQLNITVYNFADNSKYTYNLFEYENDLKKQELTNKVQDLRNKFGIDIIKSASEL encoded by the coding sequence ATGTTTTTACATTTGGATTTAGACTGTTTTTTCGTATCTGCTCATAGAACATTAGATAAAAGCTTAGAAAATATTCCTGTTGCTGTTGGAGGAAGAAGTAACTTAAGTATATTTGATAATAAAAAGCACACACAAGCTATAAGTAATAGTTCTGGAGCCTTTGTAAGTTCTATTTTGACTCAAGAAAATAGAAATTTCAAAGAGTATTTTAAAGATGACAATGGTCGAATAAGAGGTATCATAACAACTGCTTCATATGAAGCTAGAGCATTTGGAGTTAAAACTGCAATGAGTGTAAATGAAGCACTAAAATTATGTCCAAATTTACTTATGATTCCACCAAATTATCCTTTATATCATCAATTATCTCAGGATTTAAAAAAACTTTTAGAGTATGAAATTCCTATGATTGAGCAGTTTAGTATAGATGAGTTTTTTGGTGATGTTACTGGTTATATAGATGAAAGTGAAGTTTTTGATTTTGCAAATGAGTTAAAACAAAAGATTAAAAAAGAGCTTGATTTACCAATATCTATTGGAATAGCACACTCAAAATATCTATCAAAACTAATAACAGAATATGCAAAACCTGATGGAATAAAACATATAAAAAAAGAGCATATGCCTAATTTTATAAAAGATATAGCAATTGAAGAATTCCCTGGAATAGGGAAAAACTATACAAAAAAACTACAAGGTTATGGAATAAAAACTCTAGGAGATATAAAGTCAAGAAAAGAACTATTTTATTCATGGAAGAAACCAGGTATTCAACTATATAATAGAGTTTGTGGAATAAATGATAGAAAACTAAATGCCATAAGAGATAAAAAATCAATAGGAATAGGAAGAACTTTTGATGTTATTTATAATAGAGTAGAACTTCAAAGAAGAGTAGTAATACTTTGTAGATATTTATGCTTTTTAGTGAAAAAAGCAAAAGTAAATCCTCTAAGTTATGCTATAAAAATAAAATACGAATCAAATATAAAATCAAAAAATTATATAAATGTAAATACTTTATTTAATGAAAATGATTTTAAAATAAAAATGAAAAGGCTTTTTATAAATAGTGATAAACATCCAAGTCATGGAGTAGTGCAGTTAAATATTACTGTTTATAATTTTGCAGATAATAGTAAATATACTTACAATTTATTTGAGTATGAAAATGATTTAAAAAAACAAGAGCTAACAAATAAAGTTCAAGATTTGAGAAATAAGTTTGGAATAGACATAATAAAAAGTGCATCTGAACTTTAA
- a CDS encoding NAD(P)/FAD-dependent oxidoreductase produces MKNIAIIGGGISGIFSAYFLHKSGHKVTVFEESKIGVECSYGNAGLVVPSHFEALANPAVLKKGIKWMLNPNSPFFLKPRFDLDLLKWIIKFNSFCTKKNVENNKYFLRDISLYSSSLYKELMSSDDFDFDYRNTGLLMMCKEEKTLKEEEHLIKEANELGLKGRILNQNELKDLEPEASFDVVGAAYYEDDGRVQPYDLIMAIKNYLEKQGVIFKEDCKIVDTKVENSKIKSIVDKQGNVYEADEFIFTMGVFTSKMAKKFNLNLPMEGGKGFSFTVDKTSGMNFSTPMILAEEKVAITPYDSYVRYAGTMMICGEDKSIVQRRVDNIRNAANKYINNIDIKQNQMQDLWAGLRPCSPDGIPFIGRSKELSNLIIATGHAMIGVSLGPSTGKIVTSLVDEQKPDIDIEKMNLYRF; encoded by the coding sequence ATGAAAAATATAGCAATAATCGGTGGAGGAATAAGTGGGATATTTTCTGCTTACTTCTTACATAAAAGTGGACATAAAGTAACTGTTTTTGAAGAGAGTAAAATAGGAGTTGAGTGCTCTTATGGAAATGCGGGATTAGTTGTACCAAGTCACTTTGAAGCATTAGCAAATCCAGCAGTTTTAAAAAAAGGAATAAAGTGGATGTTAAATCCAAATTCACCATTTTTCTTAAAACCTAGATTTGATTTGGATTTACTTAAATGGATTATTAAATTCAACTCTTTTTGTACTAAAAAAAATGTTGAAAATAATAAATATTTTTTAAGAGATATAAGTCTTTATAGCTCAAGTTTATATAAAGAGCTTATGAGTAGTGATGATTTTGACTTTGATTATAGAAATACTGGTCTTTTGATGATGTGCAAAGAGGAAAAGACATTAAAAGAAGAAGAGCATTTAATAAAAGAAGCAAATGAGTTGGGTTTAAAAGGAAGAATTTTAAATCAAAATGAATTAAAAGATTTAGAGCCAGAAGCATCATTTGATGTTGTTGGTGCTGCTTATTATGAAGATGATGGAAGAGTTCAACCATATGATTTGATTATGGCTATTAAAAACTATTTAGAAAAACAAGGCGTTATTTTTAAAGAAGATTGCAAAATAGTAGATACAAAAGTTGAAAACTCAAAAATCAAATCAATAGTAGATAAACAAGGTAATGTTTATGAAGCTGATGAGTTTATTTTTACGATGGGTGTTTTCACTTCAAAAATGGCAAAAAAATTCAACTTAAATCTTCCAATGGAAGGTGGAAAAGGTTTTTCATTTACTGTTGATAAAACAAGTGGTATGAACTTTTCAACTCCTATGATTTTAGCAGAAGAAAAAGTAGCTATTACACCATATGATTCATATGTAAGATATGCAGGAACTATGATGATTTGTGGTGAAGATAAATCAATAGTTCAAAGAAGAGTAGACAATATTAGAAATGCAGCAAATAAATACATAAATAATATTGATATAAAACAAAATCAAATGCAAGATTTATGGGCAGGATTAAGACCTTGTTCACCAGATGGAATTCCATTTATAGGAAGAAGTAAAGAGCTTTCTAATCTAATTATTGCAACAGGTCATGCGATGATTGGAGTTTCATTAGGTCCATCAACAGGAAAAATTGTAACTTCATTAGTTGATGAACAAAAGCCTGATATTGATATAGAAAAAATGAATCTTTACCGATTTTAA
- a CDS encoding PAS domain-containing protein, producing MNQEIELSKKTMIVSETDTKGHIVYANADFCEIAGYTKEELIGQPHNILRHPDMPKAAFEDLWQKVKSGQTWNGIVKNRCKNGDYYWVNALVYSVDKKNGKRYISVRVKPTKDEIENAIKLYKKLKEEEK from the coding sequence TTGAATCAAGAGATAGAATTATCTAAAAAGACTATGATTGTGTCTGAAACAGATACGAAAGGTCATATTGTTTATGCAAATGCAGACTTTTGCGAAATTGCTGGCTATACAAAAGAAGAACTTATCGGACAACCACACAATATTTTAAGACATCCTGATATGCCAAAGGCAGCATTTGAGGACTTATGGCAAAAAGTAAAAAGTGGACAAACATGGAATGGAATAGTAAAAAATCGTTGTAAAAATGGAGATTACTATTGGGTAAATGCTTTAGTTTATAGTGTTGATAAAAAAAATGGGAAGAGATATATATCAGTACGTGTAAAACCAACAAAAGATGAAATAGAAAATGCGATAAAACTATATAAAAAATTAAAAGAGGAAGAGAAGTAA
- a CDS encoding 4-hydroxyproline epimerase, whose protein sequence is MSCKTFFCVDAHTCGNPVRVVCGGAPLLKGANMSEKRQHFLKEFDWIRRGLMFEPRGHDMMSGSIVFQPSSDDYDVSILFIETSGCLPMCGHGTIGTVTVLIEKEIVTPKKEGELRIETPAGLVVATYKKDEMNRVKSVKIVNIPSFLHSENLEVESSVLGKLTVDVAYGGNFYAIVEPQDNFTGIQDYTASQLISMSKELRDKLNEKYEFVHPENETICGLSHIEWTGDTIDKTSSARNAVFYGDKAIDRSPCGTGTSARMAQRYIKGTLKKGDEFIHESIIGSKFIGRIEKEVELGDYKAIIPSIEGWAKITGLNTITIDDDDPYAHGFQVI, encoded by the coding sequence ATGTCTTGTAAAACATTTTTTTGTGTAGATGCTCACACTTGTGGAAATCCAGTAAGAGTAGTTTGTGGTGGTGCACCTTTACTTAAAGGCGCTAATATGAGTGAAAAAAGACAACATTTTCTAAAAGAGTTTGATTGGATTAGAAGAGGTTTGATGTTTGAGCCAAGAGGTCACGATATGATGAGTGGTTCTATTGTTTTTCAACCAAGCAGTGATGATTATGATGTATCTATTTTATTTATTGAAACTAGTGGATGTTTACCAATGTGCGGTCATGGAACAATTGGAACAGTAACAGTATTAATAGAAAAAGAGATTGTTACACCTAAAAAAGAGGGTGAGTTAAGAATAGAAACACCAGCTGGTTTAGTAGTAGCAACTTATAAAAAAGATGAAATGAATAGAGTTAAATCTGTAAAGATTGTAAATATTCCATCATTTTTACACTCAGAAAATCTTGAAGTAGAATCTTCAGTTTTAGGAAAACTTACAGTTGATGTTGCTTATGGTGGAAACTTTTATGCAATTGTAGAACCACAAGATAATTTTACTGGAATTCAAGATTATACAGCAAGCCAACTTATCTCTATGAGTAAAGAGTTAAGAGATAAATTAAATGAAAAATATGAGTTTGTTCACCCTGAAAATGAGACTATTTGTGGTCTTTCTCATATTGAGTGGACAGGTGATACTATTGATAAAACTTCAAGTGCAAGAAATGCTGTTTTTTATGGGGATAAAGCAATAGATAGATCTCCATGCGGAACAGGAACAAGTGCAAGAATGGCTCAAAGATATATAAAAGGGACATTGAAAAAAGGTGATGAATTTATTCATGAAAGTATTATTGGGTCTAAATTTATTGGAAGAATAGAAAAAGAGGTTGAATTAGGTGATTATAAAGCAATAATTCCTTCAATTGAAGGATGGGCAAAAATCACTGGATTAAATACTATTACAATAGATGATGATGACCCATATGCACATGGTTTTCAGGTGATATAA
- a CDS encoding transporter substrate-binding domain-containing protein produces MKLVKKLTVIAASVLALGTISANADLLDKVIEKGKLKCGVVLDFPPMGYRDAKNQPAGFDVDYCGDLAKALGVKLELKSMSFAQRVPAITSGKVDVVIGSTSDTLKRAQSVGFTIPYFVFKQQAMIKKGSGIKTFEDIKGKKVSAALSTVSETEFLKNAKSLGFDKSNYFSSKSENDAHLALLQGKADVIITSDTTISELLKLDKFKDYEAGPFIPNYNDFVSIITKRQEFGFINYLNLFVHQQVRTGRYEELNKKYFGNSPLRDLTVNGIYY; encoded by the coding sequence ATGAAATTAGTTAAAAAATTAACAGTGATAGCAGCTTCAGTTTTGGCATTAGGAACAATCTCAGCAAATGCAGATTTACTTGATAAAGTTATAGAAAAAGGTAAGTTAAAGTGTGGTGTTGTTTTAGATTTTCCACCGATGGGGTATAGAGATGCAAAAAATCAACCAGCAGGTTTTGATGTGGATTATTGTGGGGATTTAGCAAAAGCTTTAGGTGTAAAACTTGAACTGAAATCAATGTCTTTTGCACAAAGAGTTCCAGCAATTACTTCAGGGAAAGTTGATGTTGTTATTGGTTCAACTTCTGATACATTAAAAAGAGCTCAATCAGTTGGATTTACAATTCCATATTTTGTATTTAAACAACAAGCAATGATAAAAAAAGGTTCAGGAATTAAAACTTTTGAAGATATAAAAGGTAAAAAAGTAAGTGCAGCTTTAAGTACTGTATCTGAAACTGAGTTTTTGAAAAATGCTAAAAGTTTAGGGTTTGATAAATCTAATTATTTTTCATCAAAATCTGAAAATGATGCACACTTAGCATTACTTCAAGGTAAAGCAGATGTGATTATTACAAGTGATACTACAATTAGTGAGTTATTAAAACTTGATAAATTTAAAGATTATGAAGCTGGTCCTTTTATTCCAAACTACAATGATTTTGTATCTATTATTACAAAAAGACAAGAGTTTGGTTTTATAAACTATTTAAATCTTTTTGTTCACCAACAAGTAAGAACAGGTAGATATGAAGAGTTAAACAAAAAATATTTTGGAAATTCACCTCTTAGAGACTTAACTGTAAATGGTATTTACTATTAA
- a CDS encoding ornithine cyclodeaminase family protein, whose amino-acid sequence MRFIEKEEVIANLDYPSLVEALKDAFINEITVPNRLHFDFKNPKENIDSTLLLMPAWQEGVSVGAKVLTVSPNNAKYDLPAINGIYILFDAHKGELQAIIDGKPLTSKRTAAASALASSYLSKKDASSLLMIGTGALSSELIKAHSCVRDLKEIYIWGRNKNKALKIAEDLGSKYNVKVVENIEDKFSEVDIVSCATLSATPLIFGKDIKKGQHFDLIGAYKPDMREADDEFIKNVDIFIDTNMAKKETGEIKIPLDNKIIFEENIKADLFDLTRGIKSGRVDDYQITLFKSVGHGLEDLAAARLVYEKVTRS is encoded by the coding sequence ATGAGATTTATAGAAAAAGAAGAAGTTATTGCAAACTTAGATTATCCATCATTAGTAGAAGCATTAAAAGATGCTTTTATTAATGAGATAACAGTTCCAAATAGACTTCACTTTGATTTTAAAAATCCAAAAGAGAATATTGATTCAACACTACTTTTGATGCCAGCATGGCAAGAAGGAGTAAGTGTTGGTGCAAAAGTATTAACAGTAAGTCCTAATAATGCAAAATATGATTTACCAGCTATCAATGGTATTTATATTCTTTTTGATGCTCATAAAGGTGAACTTCAAGCAATAATTGATGGAAAACCTCTTACATCAAAAAGAACAGCAGCAGCTTCTGCACTTGCAAGTTCATATTTATCAAAAAAAGATGCAAGTTCTTTATTGATGATAGGAACAGGGGCATTAAGTAGTGAGTTGATAAAAGCACATAGTTGTGTAAGAGATTTAAAAGAGATTTATATTTGGGGAAGAAACAAAAATAAAGCTTTAAAAATTGCAGAAGATTTAGGAAGCAAATACAACGTTAAAGTAGTTGAAAATATCGAAGATAAGTTTAGTGAAGTTGATATTGTATCTTGTGCAACTTTGAGTGCTACACCTTTAATCTTTGGAAAAGATATAAAAAAAGGTCAACACTTTGATTTAATTGGTGCATATAAACCAGATATGAGAGAAGCAGATGATGAATTTATCAAGAATGTGGATATTTTTATTGATACAAATATGGCTAAAAAAGAGACAGGGGAAATAAAAATACCTTTGGATAATAAGATAATATTCGAAGAAAATATTAAGGCTGATTTATTTGATTTAACAAGAGGTATTAAAAGTGGAAGAGTAGATGATTACCAAATAACTCTTTTTAAGTCAGTAGGGCACGGGTTAGAAGATTTAGCTGCGGCAAGATTAGTTTATGAGAAAGTAACTAGGAGTTAA